One stretch of Campylobacter sp. DNA includes these proteins:
- a CDS encoding asparaginase: MSKPKIAVGALGGTICMSANGGQGGVKPSFSAEQLVGAVPALREMVQIEAKTLLALPSGSLKVQDLVEVYKWAKEQIAKGAVGVVITQGTDTLEESAFFLNLVWDEYAPLVITGAMRNADSISSDGAGNIYASVLTAISPQSRDRGVLVVLNDTIHSALWVHKSNTFSLQTFVSINAGIQGLVIENEVKFITPAVSRKIYPLPDVKFPKVEIIQSYLGCEGEMIELALRANYSGIIISGVGAGHVSYDMVDKLRGAQIPVVVASRTGSGICATKTYGYKGSEMDLQSIGCIMSGWLSPIKSRLLLMLLLANNMNLEQIKKEFGNF; this comes from the coding sequence ATGTCAAAGCCAAAAATTGCAGTCGGCGCATTGGGCGGTACGATTTGTATGAGCGCGAACGGTGGACAAGGCGGAGTTAAACCTAGCTTTAGTGCAGAACAGTTAGTAGGCGCAGTACCTGCTTTAAGGGAGATGGTGCAAATAGAGGCTAAAACCTTGCTGGCTCTTCCTAGCGGTAGTTTAAAGGTACAAGATCTCGTAGAAGTTTATAAATGGGCGAAAGAGCAGATTGCTAAAGGAGCAGTAGGCGTAGTCATTACGCAAGGAACCGATACGCTAGAAGAAAGCGCGTTCTTTTTAAATTTAGTTTGGGATGAGTATGCTCCGTTGGTTATTACCGGCGCTATGCGAAATGCCGATTCTATTAGCTCGGATGGTGCCGGCAATATATATGCTAGCGTGTTAACCGCTATTAGTCCGCAAAGTAGAGATCGGGGTGTGCTGGTAGTACTAAACGATACGATTCATAGTGCACTATGGGTTCATAAGAGCAACACCTTTTCTCTGCAAACTTTTGTATCTATAAATGCCGGTATTCAGGGACTTGTGATAGAGAATGAAGTAAAATTTATAACTCCTGCCGTATCGCGTAAAATTTATCCTTTGCCTGACGTCAAATTTCCTAAAGTAGAGATTATACAAAGCTATTTAGGTTGCGAGGGTGAAATGATTGAGCTCGCCTTACGTGCTAATTATAGCGGTATCATAATTAGTGGCGTAGGTGCCGGACATGTATCATATGATATGGTGGATAAACTAAGAGGTGCTCAAATTCCGGTCGTCGTCGCTTCTCGCACCGGTAGTGGGATTTGTGCTACTAAGACATACGGTTATAAAGGCTCAGAGATGGATTTACAAAGTATTGGTTGTATAATGTCTGGCTGGTTATCGCCGATTAAATCAAGGCTTTTACTGATGCTTTTGCTGGCAAATAATATGAATTTGGAACAGATAAAAAAAGAATTTGGGAATTTCTAA
- the ttdA gene encoding L(+)-tartrate dehydratase subunit alpha, which produces MDKEKAVEKMTEVMAKFVGYTGKVLPDDVTAKLWELSERETQPLAKEIYKTMFENQRLAKQLDRPSCQDTGVIQFFVRCGANFPLIGELEELLREAVLRATREAPLRHNSVETFDEYNTGKNVGKGTPSVFWEIVPGSSECEIHTYMAGGGCSLPGKATVLMPGMGYEGVVKFVMDIMTNYGINACPPLLVGVGVGTSIDVASLLSKKALMRPLGSANPNERAALTEKLLEEGINKIGLGPQGMSGASSVMGVNIENCARHPSVIAVAVNVGCWSHRKGHIVWDEQLNFAVKSHKEFAL; this is translated from the coding sequence ATGGATAAAGAAAAAGCCGTAGAAAAAATGACCGAGGTCATGGCAAAATTCGTCGGCTACACGGGCAAAGTGCTGCCTGATGATGTGACGGCGAAGCTATGGGAGCTTAGTGAGCGCGAGACGCAGCCGTTAGCGAAGGAGATCTACAAAACGATGTTTGAAAACCAGCGCCTAGCTAAGCAACTAGACCGTCCGTCCTGTCAGGATACGGGCGTGATCCAGTTTTTCGTGCGCTGCGGAGCGAACTTCCCGCTCATCGGCGAGCTTGAGGAGCTGCTGCGAGAGGCCGTACTGCGAGCGACGCGCGAGGCTCCGCTGCGTCACAACAGCGTCGAGACCTTCGACGAGTATAACACCGGTAAAAACGTCGGAAAGGGCACGCCGAGCGTATTTTGGGAGATCGTGCCGGGTAGCAGCGAGTGCGAGATACACACCTATATGGCTGGCGGCGGCTGTAGCCTGCCCGGCAAAGCGACCGTACTGATGCCGGGCATGGGCTACGAGGGGGTCGTGAAATTTGTGATGGACATAATGACGAACTACGGCATAAACGCCTGTCCGCCGCTACTAGTCGGCGTGGGCGTGGGTACCTCGATCGACGTGGCGTCCTTGCTATCCAAAAAAGCGCTGATGAGACCTCTTGGCTCGGCAAATCCAAACGAACGCGCCGCGCTAACCGAAAAGCTGCTCGAAGAGGGCATAAACAAAATCGGCCTGGGCCCGCAAGGCATGAGCGGCGCAAGCTCGGTGATGGGCGTAAATATCGAGAACTGCGCCCGCCACCCAAGCGTCATCGCCGTCGCCGTAAACGTGGGCTGCTGGTCGCACCGCAAAGGCCATATCGTCTGGGACGAGCAGCTAAATTTTGCCGTAAAATCGCACAAGGAGTTCGCGCTATGA
- a CDS encoding citrate transporter — protein MLVAAQCVMIFTLILMISGKTPLYTTAIVGSAISALVAGFPVTGPKNVVSLASLIIGGLNPVIADMTGILMFIGVMQASGFMDVIIRSIVRLGNRLGGGVGVATAGGIAAAVIGMLTGFTQPAITAVITGTASVKLGVDPNKSAGIHGHAGILGNYGGFTHPTQVAVVAVSNIGFGLINVIGTFVGLCVFACAFFRLKRMRSGTTLSKEDIERISKEFEAKADEAPVWKAFLPFIVLFIGFIAGFPVFVVGIASAIITILLSVLNFQEGEKNMLEGVGKIATPLVATIGFLFMSGVIKQIGLADLIGQIFTPMLTHAPIQSMLIVSALAGFVTQSNAASVAITIPFLQAALSLGTATPLSLAVMAAGGSAMMQYYLTGGPVAALATVIPVIPGSELKAANKFQRPNMLFGLLVLFVLSFMFSIF, from the coding sequence ATGTTAGTCGCAGCTCAATGCGTCATGATTTTTACGCTTATCTTAATGATAAGCGGTAAGACGCCGTTATATACTACGGCTATAGTCGGTTCGGCAATTAGCGCGCTAGTAGCAGGATTTCCAGTAACAGGACCAAAGAATGTTGTATCTTTGGCCTCTCTTATTATCGGAGGTTTAAATCCGGTTATTGCCGATATGACAGGAATTTTAATGTTTATCGGCGTTATGCAAGCAAGTGGTTTCATGGATGTAATTATTCGAAGTATTGTAAGACTAGGAAATAGGCTGGGCGGTGGCGTAGGCGTAGCGACTGCCGGCGGTATAGCGGCTGCGGTAATAGGTATGCTTACCGGTTTTACGCAACCGGCTATTACTGCGGTCATAACCGGTACGGCATCCGTGAAGCTTGGAGTAGATCCTAATAAATCCGCTGGTATTCACGGACATGCCGGTATTTTAGGCAACTACGGCGGTTTTACTCATCCTACGCAAGTAGCCGTCGTAGCGGTGTCAAATATCGGATTCGGACTAATTAACGTTATAGGTACGTTTGTCGGACTTTGTGTTTTTGCTTGTGCCTTTTTTAGATTAAAAAGAATGCGAAGCGGCACAACGCTTAGCAAAGAGGATATCGAGCGCATTTCAAAAGAATTTGAGGCAAAGGCTGACGAAGCTCCGGTTTGGAAAGCGTTTTTGCCTTTTATTGTGCTTTTCATCGGCTTTATTGCAGGATTTCCAGTCTTTGTAGTAGGTATTGCAAGTGCGATTATCACAATTTTGCTTTCCGTCTTAAATTTTCAAGAAGGCGAAAAAAATATGCTTGAAGGCGTCGGCAAGATAGCTACTCCACTTGTAGCTACGATAGGTTTTTTATTTATGAGCGGCGTTATAAAGCAAATTGGATTAGCCGATCTTATCGGTCAAATTTTTACCCCGATGCTAACTCATGCGCCTATACAAAGTATGCTAATAGTATCGGCGTTAGCAGGTTTTGTAACTCAAAGTAATGCTGCATCAGTAGCCATAACCATACCATTTTTGCAAGCCGCTCTTTCGCTAGGCACGGCGACACCATTATCATTAGCCGTTATGGCTGCCGGCGGTAGCGCTATGATGCAATACTATCTCACGGGAGGTCCGGTCGCAGCACTGGCAACCGTAATTCCGGTAATCCCGGGATCGGAATTAAAAGCGGCGAATAAATTTCAACGTCCAAATATGCTATTCGGATTATTAGTATTATTCGTTTTGTCATTTATGTTTTCGATATTTTAA
- the larB gene encoding nickel pincer cofactor biosynthesis protein LarB has protein sequence MREDEILELFAGIKSGRVSEQEALKYLKNYPYEDVGCAKIDVQRALRNGAGEVIYGEGKTDDEILRIAEAIGARRQNILITRTNERVFKRVRETLPQAEFNARGRVISVKFKEPALTQSYIAIVSAGTADGAVVEEAYETARFLGNDARKFSDAGVAGLHRLIANLEQIRGAKVVIAVAGMEGALASVLAGLVRVPVIAVPTSVGYGASFGGLAALLSMLNSCANGVSVVNIDNGFGAAYNASLINHL, from the coding sequence ATGAGAGAGGATGAAATTTTAGAGCTTTTCGCGGGGATAAAAAGCGGCCGCGTGAGCGAGCAAGAGGCGCTAAAGTACCTGAAAAACTACCCCTACGAGGACGTGGGCTGCGCCAAAATCGACGTTCAGCGCGCCCTGCGAAACGGCGCGGGCGAGGTGATCTACGGCGAGGGCAAGACGGATGATGAAATTTTACGCATCGCAGAGGCGATCGGCGCGAGGCGGCAAAATATCCTAATCACGCGCACGAACGAGCGGGTTTTTAAGCGCGTGCGCGAGACGCTGCCGCAGGCGGAGTTTAACGCTCGCGGCCGCGTGATCAGCGTCAAATTTAAAGAGCCCGCGCTCACGCAAAGCTATATCGCGATAGTATCTGCCGGCACCGCCGACGGCGCGGTAGTGGAGGAGGCGTACGAGACGGCGCGCTTTTTAGGCAACGACGCGCGTAAATTTAGCGACGCGGGCGTGGCTGGGCTGCACAGGCTGATCGCAAATTTAGAGCAGATACGCGGCGCAAAGGTCGTGATCGCGGTGGCGGGCATGGAGGGCGCGCTAGCTAGCGTGCTGGCAGGCCTCGTGAGAGTGCCCGTGATCGCAGTGCCCACCAGCGTGGGATACGGGGCGAGTTTCGGCGGACTGGCGGCGCTACTATCGATGCTAAATAGCTGCGCAAACGGCGTCAGCGTCGTAAATATCGACAACGGTTTCGGCGCCGCGTACAACGCGAGCCTGATAAATCATCTCTAA
- the larA gene encoding nickel-dependent lactate racemase produces the protein MQIPIAYGKDDHLSLEVNEKNLLGVFNPNPVAKFDETALIAKALANPINQKSFDEFIAGEQKIVIIVNDGTRPTPTAKILKQIYPKIREKNKIFIIATGCHREGTQEEYEMIFGKEIYAEIRAKNEVHDHDSKHDEMVFLGESKNGTQMYLNKIVAEAKKVIVIGSVEPHYFAGYTGGRKAFLPGTASYESITQNHKLALSADAQALRLEGNPVHEDMIDAMKVLAHIDVFSIQTVLDSEHGVYYASAGDLNDSFYDCVKKADEVFCVDIPRKADIVISVAPYPMDVDLYQAQKALDNGKLALAQDGILIMVAKCRTGIGPKPFFDLMASADTPKKVLEKISAGFKLGYHKAAKMAEISLWAQTWAVSDLSDDEMRAVHLKPYHDIQKAVDDALAQKGADAKIIILPFGSMMVPKA, from the coding sequence ATGCAAATCCCTATCGCATACGGCAAAGATGATCATCTAAGCTTAGAGGTAAACGAGAAAAATTTACTAGGCGTTTTTAACCCCAACCCCGTGGCTAAATTTGACGAAACGGCGCTCATCGCAAAGGCTCTGGCAAATCCGATAAATCAAAAAAGCTTTGACGAGTTTATAGCAGGCGAGCAAAAGATCGTCATCATCGTAAATGATGGCACTCGACCGACGCCGACGGCAAAAATTTTAAAGCAAATTTACCCGAAAATCCGCGAGAAAAATAAAATTTTCATCATCGCCACCGGCTGCCATAGAGAGGGCACGCAGGAAGAATACGAGATGATCTTCGGCAAAGAAATTTACGCGGAGATCAGAGCCAAAAACGAAGTTCACGATCACGACTCCAAGCACGACGAGATGGTGTTTTTAGGCGAGTCAAAAAACGGCACGCAGATGTATCTAAACAAAATCGTAGCAGAAGCCAAAAAGGTAATCGTCATAGGCTCGGTCGAGCCGCACTATTTTGCAGGCTACACCGGCGGCAGAAAGGCCTTTTTGCCGGGCACCGCGTCATACGAGAGCATCACGCAAAATCACAAGCTAGCTCTTAGCGCCGACGCGCAGGCGCTGCGCCTAGAGGGCAACCCAGTGCACGAAGATATGATCGACGCGATGAAAGTTCTTGCGCATATCGACGTTTTTTCGATCCAGACGGTGCTTGATAGCGAGCACGGCGTTTATTACGCAAGTGCTGGCGATCTAAACGATAGCTTTTACGATTGCGTGAAAAAGGCAGACGAGGTCTTTTGCGTAGACATCCCGCGCAAGGCCGACATCGTGATCTCGGTCGCGCCCTATCCGATGGACGTCGATCTCTATCAGGCGCAAAAAGCCCTAGATAACGGCAAACTAGCGCTCGCGCAGGACGGAATTTTAATCATGGTCGCAAAGTGCCGCACCGGCATCGGACCAAAGCCGTTTTTTGATCTGATGGCTTCCGCCGACACGCCTAAAAAGGTGCTAGAAAAGATCAGTGCGGGTTTTAAGCTCGGCTATCATAAGGCCGCTAAAATGGCCGAAATCTCGCTCTGGGCGCAGACCTGGGCGGTAAGCGATCTGAGCGACGATGAGATGCGAGCCGTACACCTAAAGCCGTACCACGACATCCAAAAGGCCGTGGACGACGCACTCGCGCAAAAGGGCGCGGACGCAAAAATCATCATCCTGCCGTTTGGCTCGATGATGGTGCCTAAGGCGTAA
- the larC gene encoding nickel pincer cofactor biosynthesis protein LarC, whose product MAKILYYDASAGISGDMNLAALVELGVDFDYLCAELEKLNLAGEFKLERKSVLKNGIAATKIDVVPLKSQPHARSYADIKQILESSNLSQSCKQRAGAIFRTIAEAEAKVHGTDVDRVHFHELGAIDSIVDVAGAAICFEYLFENLGVSRVLSSKIELGGGITICDHGALSVPAPAVCEILKGVPISLGRANFEMTTPTGAAILKACADEFVDGASFKIEKIGYGAGSKDAAGFADVLRAIICEADENLNDESGEPNLGARSGYGEVCKQILISTNIDDMDAESFAFACEILRENGALDVFSRSIFMKKGRAGFELNALCRKQDAQNLKDLIFTHTTAIGVREVEVAKTELKREFVRVQTKFGEIGLKISGSSQTQKIKPEFDECKTAALTHGTTIERVRREALEIYDETRKTKG is encoded by the coding sequence TTGGCTAAAATTTTATATTACGACGCGAGCGCGGGCATTAGCGGCGATATGAACTTAGCCGCGCTGGTGGAGCTCGGAGTGGATTTTGACTATCTTTGCGCCGAGCTTGAGAAGTTAAATTTAGCCGGCGAATTTAAGCTGGAGCGCAAAAGCGTGCTAAAAAACGGCATCGCTGCGACTAAAATCGACGTCGTGCCGCTAAAATCGCAGCCCCACGCCAGAAGCTACGCCGATATCAAGCAAATTTTAGAGAGTTCAAATTTAAGCCAGAGCTGCAAACAAAGAGCGGGCGCGATATTTCGCACCATTGCAGAGGCGGAGGCCAAAGTCCACGGCACGGACGTCGATCGGGTGCATTTCCACGAGCTCGGGGCGATAGATAGCATCGTGGATGTCGCGGGCGCGGCGATCTGCTTTGAGTATCTTTTTGAAAATTTGGGTGTCTCGCGCGTGCTAAGCTCCAAAATCGAGCTTGGCGGCGGCATAACGATCTGCGATCACGGCGCGCTTAGCGTGCCGGCACCCGCCGTTTGCGAAATTTTAAAAGGCGTACCGATAAGTTTAGGGCGCGCAAATTTCGAGATGACCACGCCAACGGGAGCGGCGATTTTAAAGGCCTGCGCGGACGAGTTTGTAGACGGCGCGAGCTTTAAGATAGAAAAGATCGGCTACGGTGCAGGCAGCAAGGACGCAGCGGGCTTTGCAGACGTGCTTCGCGCGATAATCTGCGAGGCGGATGAAAATTTGAACGATGAAAGCGGCGAGCCAAATTTAGGCGCACGCTCAGGCTACGGCGAGGTTTGCAAGCAAATTTTAATCTCCACGAACATCGACGATATGGACGCCGAGAGCTTCGCCTTTGCGTGCGAAATTTTACGCGAAAACGGCGCGCTAGACGTGTTTAGCCGCTCTATTTTTATGAAAAAAGGGCGCGCAGGCTTTGAGCTAAACGCGCTGTGCCGCAAGCAGGACGCGCAAAATTTAAAGGATCTGATTTTTACGCACACGACGGCGATCGGCGTCCGCGAGGTAGAGGTTGCTAAAACCGAGCTAAAGCGCGAGTTTGTGCGGGTGCAGACGAAATTCGGCGAGATAGGGCTTAAAATTTCAGGCAGCAGCCAAACGCAAAAAATAAAGCCCGAATTTGACGAGTGCAAGACTGCGGCGCTCACGCACGGCACGACGATCGAGCGGGTGCGGAGAGAGGCGCTAGAAATCTATGACGAAACTAGAAAAACTAAAGGCTGA
- a CDS encoding sugar transporter, with protein MNVHKIAYARVIALAFAAFIFNTTEFIPVALLSDIAADFSMDVTSTGLIITIYAWAVSILSLPLMLLTSKLERKRLLLRLFVLFTLSHILAAIAWNFTILVIARLGIAISHAIFWSITSSLVVRVAPINKGSQAIGMLALGTSLAMVLGLPLGRVVGELFGWRITFFAIGALAAAEALFLWKILPFLPSRRAGSLASLPMLARRPMLLALYLLTLLIVGAHFTTYSYVEPFVAKFNPAGDHFVTYVLLAFGASGIAASVLFSKLYRSFPNAFLICSILFILASVLTLKAFVANDVALLLAAFVWGVGIFGFGLCLQIRVLALAPDATDVAISIYSAIYNVGIGGGALLGHQVATRFGLEHIGEAGAILGALGLASYLYASVKFAQKNSA; from the coding sequence ATGAACGTCCATAAAATAGCTTACGCTAGAGTTATCGCGTTAGCATTTGCCGCCTTTATTTTTAACACGACTGAATTTATCCCCGTAGCGCTGCTAAGCGACATCGCAGCGGATTTTAGCATGGACGTTACGAGTACGGGGCTAATCATCACAATCTACGCGTGGGCGGTGAGCATACTCTCGCTGCCGCTGATGCTGCTAACCTCAAAGCTCGAGCGCAAGAGGCTGCTTTTGCGACTTTTCGTGCTATTTACGCTAAGCCACATCCTGGCCGCTATTGCGTGGAATTTTACCATTTTGGTAATCGCGCGACTTGGCATCGCGATTTCGCATGCGATCTTTTGGTCGATCACCTCATCGCTCGTCGTGCGCGTAGCGCCGATAAATAAAGGCTCGCAGGCTATCGGCATGCTGGCTTTGGGCACCTCGCTTGCGATGGTTTTGGGACTTCCTTTGGGGCGCGTGGTCGGCGAGCTTTTCGGTTGGCGCATCACGTTTTTCGCAATCGGCGCGCTTGCGGCGGCGGAGGCGCTGTTTCTTTGGAAAATTTTACCGTTTTTACCGAGTCGCCGCGCGGGCTCTCTTGCGAGCTTGCCGATGCTTGCAAGGCGCCCGATGCTGCTTGCTTTGTATCTGCTGACGCTTTTGATCGTAGGCGCGCATTTTACGACCTACAGCTACGTCGAGCCCTTCGTGGCGAAATTTAACCCCGCAGGCGATCACTTCGTGACCTACGTCCTGCTTGCATTCGGCGCTTCGGGAATCGCCGCAAGCGTGCTTTTTTCAAAGCTTTACCGCTCTTTTCCAAACGCCTTTTTGATCTGCTCGATCCTTTTTATCCTAGCCTCGGTGCTGACGTTAAAAGCTTTTGTCGCAAATGACGTAGCGCTGCTGCTTGCAGCTTTCGTCTGGGGAGTGGGGATTTTCGGCTTCGGGCTTTGTTTGCAGATTAGGGTTTTGGCGCTGGCTCCCGATGCTACCGACGTCGCGATATCGATCTACTCGGCGATTTATAACGTAGGCATCGGCGGCGGAGCGCTTTTGGGACATCAAGTCGCAACGAGATTCGGGCTTGAGCACATAGGCGAGGCGGGCGCTATACTGGGCGCGCTAGGGCTTGCAAGCTACCTCTATGCAAGCGTAAAATTCGCACAGAAAAATAGCGCGTAG
- the ttdB gene encoding L(+)-tartrate dehydratase subunit beta, with translation MSKKILTTPIAPEDLADIKIGDVIYLTGHIVTCRDVPHRRIVQEGCELPLDIAGGAILHAGPIIRKTGEKSFEMVSVGPTTSMRMEKFEREFIAKTGVRLIVGKGGMGEGTMSGCKQFGAIHCVFPAGCAVVAATQVEQIESADWTELGMPETLWKCRVKEFGPLIVSIDVHGNNLFEQNKVKFNEKKDAALAEILPQVGFIK, from the coding sequence ATGAGTAAGAAAATTTTAACCACGCCGATCGCGCCCGAGGATCTGGCAGATATCAAGATCGGCGACGTGATCTATCTAACCGGACACATCGTCACCTGCCGCGACGTGCCGCACAGACGCATCGTGCAGGAGGGCTGCGAGCTGCCGCTAGATATAGCAGGCGGCGCGATCCTGCACGCAGGGCCGATCATCAGAAAAACGGGCGAAAAAAGCTTTGAGATGGTCTCCGTGGGGCCGACGACTAGCATGAGGATGGAGAAATTCGAGCGCGAATTTATCGCTAAAACGGGCGTGCGCCTGATAGTGGGCAAAGGGGGAATGGGCGAAGGCACGATGAGCGGCTGCAAGCAGTTTGGCGCGATACACTGCGTATTTCCCGCGGGCTGCGCGGTGGTGGCCGCGACGCAGGTCGAGCAGATCGAGAGCGCGGACTGGACGGAGCTTGGGATGCCCGAGACGCTGTGGAAGTGCCGCGTGAAGGAGTTTGGTCCACTCATCGTCTCCATAGACGTGCACGGAAATAATCTTTTCGAGCAAAACAAGGTCAAATTTAACGAGAAAAAGGACGCGGCGCTAGCTGAAATTTTACCGCAGGTCGGGTTTATAAAATAA
- a CDS encoding DUF2809 domain-containing protein codes for MRGENLNEQKSAAKLAQKPQTRQSARTRLAFLAAAGVILAAEIYIAICVKGGFVRHYLGDVLAVILLYALTRAIFSAPPLNLPLKIFAFAAALELAQYLGAVQILGVENKILKVMIGGTFDFADLLCYAVGCVLAGAYEKFESKI; via the coding sequence TTGCGAGGGGAAAATTTAAACGAGCAAAAAAGTGCCGCAAAGCTCGCGCAAAAGCCGCAAACAAGGCAAAGCGCGAGAACGAGGCTAGCGTTTTTAGCCGCGGCTGGCGTGATTTTGGCGGCTGAAATTTACATCGCGATCTGCGTAAAGGGCGGCTTCGTGCGGCACTACCTGGGCGACGTTTTGGCCGTCATCTTGCTTTATGCTTTGACGCGGGCTATTTTTAGCGCGCCGCCTTTAAATTTGCCGCTTAAAATTTTCGCGTTTGCGGCGGCTTTGGAGCTAGCGCAGTATTTGGGCGCGGTGCAAATTTTAGGCGTAGAAAATAAAATTTTAAAAGTAATGATCGGCGGGACGTTTGATTTCGCCGATCTGCTCTGCTACGCGGTTGGCTGCGTCCTGGCGGGCGCTTATGAAAAATTTGAAAGTAAAATTTAG
- a CDS encoding GntR family transcriptional regulator — protein sequence MIHLNSDRPITTTEFIVHSLSQDILNGNIKSGSKLKQNEISKRFNVSATPVREALKILTAKGLISFDPFKGAIVKGLCYKEAKEIYELRILLESKLITDAFEKYDTEYLQKAINIQEQIETCTDLNEWALLNANFHRCFWQSESGSRTFNIVETLIMAAIPYVSLSLFYKKTHIKSSNEEHKAIIEAYQKKDLKKLVHLNTAHTNKTKNILEDAIKNSL from the coding sequence ATGATACATCTCAATTCGGATCGTCCCATCACTACGACGGAATTTATAGTCCATAGCCTTAGCCAAGATATTTTAAACGGGAATATAAAATCCGGCTCCAAGCTGAAACAAAATGAAATTTCAAAGAGGTTTAACGTTAGCGCTACGCCGGTAAGAGAAGCGTTAAAAATTCTAACGGCAAAAGGACTGATCAGTTTCGATCCGTTTAAAGGCGCAATTGTAAAAGGGCTTTGCTATAAGGAAGCAAAAGAAATTTATGAACTCAGAATTTTATTGGAAAGCAAACTTATAACGGATGCGTTTGAAAAATATGATACTGAGTATCTACAAAAAGCAATTAATATCCAAGAGCAGATCGAAACTTGCACAGATTTAAACGAATGGGCTTTGTTAAATGCCAATTTTCATCGATGCTTTTGGCAGAGCGAAAGCGGCAGTAGGACGTTTAATATCGTCGAAACCCTTATAATGGCGGCAATCCCATATGTTTCACTGTCTTTGTTTTATAAAAAAACTCATATAAAATCCTCAAATGAGGAGCACAAGGCGATAATAGAAGCGTATCAGAAAAAAGACTTAAAAAAATTAGTTCATCTCAACACAGCACATACTAATAAGACCAAAAATATTTTGGAAGATGCGATAAAAAACAGTCTTTAA
- the larE gene encoding ATP-dependent sacrificial sulfur transferase LarE, with protein sequence MTKLEKLKADLRGLGELAVAFSGGTDSSLLLRAAHDALGERAMGITIRSPYMSSREIAEAVEFARIYGIRHEILELGAAEEIKDNPENRCYLCKKAVFSSLIERARELGFSRVADGTNRDDLGEYRPGLKAKEELGVLSPLINLTKSDIRELSRELNLPTAEKPGYACLLTRLPHGREIDESELNLIEAAENLLIASGYANVRARCDRKNIKLQMPFASMQSFLNDAKFKDIVRQLVMLGAADVTLDLKGLREDVLHERG encoded by the coding sequence ATGACGAAACTAGAAAAACTAAAGGCTGATCTGCGCGGGCTGGGCGAACTCGCGGTCGCATTTAGCGGCGGTACGGACAGCTCGCTACTATTGCGCGCCGCGCACGACGCGCTGGGTGAGCGCGCGATGGGCATAACGATCAGATCGCCCTACATGTCCTCGCGCGAGATCGCCGAAGCCGTAGAATTTGCCCGCATCTACGGCATCAGGCACGAAATTTTAGAGCTAGGCGCCGCGGAGGAGATCAAAGACAACCCCGAAAACCGCTGCTATCTGTGCAAAAAGGCAGTATTTTCGAGCCTGATCGAGCGCGCCCGTGAGCTTGGCTTTAGCCGCGTCGCAGACGGCACGAACCGCGATGATCTGGGCGAATACCGCCCGGGGCTCAAAGCAAAAGAGGAGCTCGGCGTACTCTCGCCGCTGATAAATTTAACCAAATCAGATATCCGCGAGCTATCGCGCGAGTTAAATTTACCCACCGCCGAAAAACCCGGCTACGCGTGCTTGCTAACGCGCCTGCCGCACGGGCGTGAGATCGATGAGAGCGAGCTAAATTTGATCGAAGCGGCGGAAAATCTACTCATCGCAAGCGGCTACGCAAACGTCCGCGCGCGGTGCGACCGCAAAAATATAAAGCTGCAAATGCCCTTTGCTAGCATGCAAAGCTTTCTAAACGATGCGAAATTTAAAGATATCGTTAGGCAGCTCGTGATGCTGGGCGCAGCGGATGTGACGCTCGATCTAAAGGGGCTTAGAGAGGATGTTTTGCATGAGAGAGGATGA